The following proteins are co-located in the Anomalospiza imberbis isolate Cuckoo-Finch-1a 21T00152 chromosome Z, ASM3175350v1, whole genome shotgun sequence genome:
- the LOC137464596 gene encoding LOW QUALITY PROTEIN: cyclin-dependent kinase 4 inhibitor B-like (The sequence of the model RefSeq protein was modified relative to this genomic sequence to represent the inferred CDS: inserted 1 base in 1 codon), giving the protein MARRAGGAVADELANAAARGXLRELLDRAADPSAANSYGRTPIQVMMLGSPRVAELLLRHGADPNRPDPRTGCLPAHDAARAGFLGTLAALHRAGARLDLPDGRGRLPLDVAAGGPHGAVGRYLRDPPPCA; this is encoded by the exons ATggcgcggcgggcgggaggCGCGGTTGCGGATGAACTGGCCAacgccgccgcccgcg gcctcagggagctgctggaccgAGCGGCCGACCCCAGCGCCGCCAACTCCTACGGCAGGACCCCCATCCAG GTGATGATGCTGGGCAGCCCGAGGGTGGCCGAGCTGCTGCTGCGGCACGGAGCCGACCCCAACCGCCCCGACCCGCGCACCGGCTGCCTCCCGGCGCACGATGCGGCCCGCGCCGGCTTTCTGGGGACGCTAGCGGCGCTGCACCGGGCCGGGGCGCGCCTCGACCTCCCCGACGGCCGCGGCCGCCTGCCCCTCGACGTGGCGGCGGGGGGCCCGCACGGAGCGGTGGGGCGGTACCTGCGCGACCCTCCGCCCTGTGCCTAA